One Thermococcus sp. genomic region harbors:
- a CDS encoding ABC transporter ATP-binding protein gives MEEAIVAENLVKRYGNVEAVRGISFRVKRGEAYALLGPNGAGKTTTVRMLTTLTSITSGEAYVNGYNVKTERLAVRRSIGLVPDISNLYEELTVRENLLFMAKLYDAPRERVAELIREFDLPADTKFGKLSSGFKRRVTIASALIHEPEVLFLDEPTTALDVNSAKAVRGLIRLLNKRGMTVFLTTHNMLEAETIPQRIAIIREGKIIAEGKRNELKKLVGRGVIVRLSVEPITSALLKRLEPYKPTFEEGNLVLEVENPDEFIEFLFSLKAELGFRIEHICTELPSIEDVFVELTEGGCPCGGCPL, from the coding sequence ATGGAGGAAGCGATAGTCGCCGAGAACCTTGTGAAGAGGTACGGAAACGTTGAGGCTGTAAGGGGGATATCGTTCAGGGTTAAGAGGGGGGAGGCTTACGCCCTCCTCGGGCCGAACGGTGCAGGGAAGACAACAACCGTCAGGATGCTGACGACCCTAACCTCCATAACCTCCGGCGAGGCCTACGTGAACGGCTACAACGTGAAAACGGAGAGGCTGGCTGTCAGGCGCTCAATAGGTCTCGTTCCGGACATATCGAACCTCTACGAGGAGCTCACCGTTAGAGAAAATCTGCTCTTTATGGCCAAGCTCTACGACGCCCCCAGGGAGAGGGTCGCCGAGCTGATAAGGGAGTTTGACCTTCCAGCCGACACGAAGTTCGGGAAGCTGAGCTCGGGCTTCAAGAGGAGGGTTACCATAGCTTCCGCCCTGATACACGAGCCCGAGGTGCTCTTCCTCGACGAGCCGACAACGGCATTGGACGTAAACTCTGCGAAGGCCGTGAGAGGTTTAATACGTCTCCTCAACAAGAGGGGCATGACGGTCTTCCTGACAACCCACAACATGCTTGAGGCAGAGACCATTCCGCAGAGGATAGCCATAATACGCGAAGGAAAGATAATCGCTGAGGGGAAGCGCAACGAGCTGAAAAAGCTTGTCGGAAGGGGAGTAATTGTTCGTCTCTCCGTTGAGCCCATAACGTCAGCATTGTTAAAGAGACTGGAGCCCTACAAGCCCACGTTTGAAGAGGGCAACCTCGTCCTCGAAGTTGAGAACCCGGATGAGTTCATAGAGTTCCTCTTTTCCCTCAAGGCCGAGCTGGGATTCAGGATAGAACACATCTGCACCGAGTTGCCGAGCATTGAGGACGTTTTCGTCGAACTGACTGAAGGTGGCTGTCCCTGCGGGGGGTGTCCCCTGTGA
- a CDS encoding CBS domain-containing protein, giving the protein MVVIPRPIDPREIRRIRKELGITQEELARKAGVTQAYIAKLEAGKVDPRLSTLNRILQALLECKRARPRAKDVMSSPVISVKPYESVEKVIKLMNTHNISQIPVISGNKVVGSVTERTLVRKSLEYEDIYGRKVMEIMEEPFPIVNEEEDLEVVKYLLEEHPAVLVQNREGKIVGIITRVDIFRTKG; this is encoded by the coding sequence ATGGTCGTAATTCCCCGGCCCATTGATCCCAGGGAGATACGCAGGATTAGAAAGGAACTCGGCATAACCCAGGAGGAGCTAGCCAGGAAAGCTGGGGTGACCCAGGCTTACATAGCAAAGCTTGAGGCCGGGAAGGTTGACCCGAGGCTCTCCACCCTCAACAGAATCCTGCAGGCCCTCCTCGAATGCAAGCGCGCGAGGCCCAGGGCAAAGGACGTGATGTCCTCACCGGTAATCTCGGTCAAGCCCTACGAGAGCGTGGAGAAGGTAATAAAGCTGATGAACACCCACAACATCTCCCAGATACCGGTGATTTCTGGCAACAAGGTCGTCGGCTCCGTAACGGAAAGAACCCTCGTCAGGAAGAGCCTCGAATACGAGGACATCTACGGCAGGAAGGTAATGGAAATTATGGAGGAGCCCTTCCCGATAGTCAATGAGGAAGAGGACCTTGAGGTCGTCAAATATCTTCTTGAAGAGCATCCCGCGGTTCTCGTTCAGAACAGAGAGGGCAAAATCGTTGGCATAATAACTCGCGTTGACATCTTCAGGACAAAGGGCTGA
- a CDS encoding SufD family Fe-S cluster assembly protein, producing MTETITMSDAKAIIENQIEELARRNKEPEWMTRIRYKALEAFERAPHNDPVISEEDLLHFIAKPEVEGVPEHIESLEDLPPEMKALLDRLGISEVEQKYIAGLAVQTDTGVIYNQFLQEWAKKGLIVLPTEEAVRKYPDIVREHFLRLFRVDESKLTAYHTAVWNGGIFLYVKEGLKVPFPLHLFFLIQESALAQAPHIIIIAEPNTEFHLIEGCTAPILVRHSLHLDMTEAYFGENAKGQLTVLQNWPEYVHTRPMTRARIGKNARFINTTVGLGTGKSNTANPKYWVDENGYVELNGILLGQKDWYVDLGGEMYLQGKGAAGINASKAVIMDESRVITRGIITAEAPKTKGHISCDALLMSDKAVMETYPGLISKVDDAELSHEAAIGKIREEELFYLMSRGLDEEKATQLIVKGFLEPMLKDIPMEFLVEIRRIIELAVSGGM from the coding sequence ATGACTGAGACGATAACCATGAGTGATGCGAAGGCCATAATAGAGAACCAGATTGAAGAACTCGCGAGGAGGAACAAAGAGCCCGAGTGGATGACGAGGATTCGCTACAAGGCTCTGGAAGCCTTTGAGAGGGCGCCCCACAACGACCCCGTGATAAGCGAGGAGGATTTACTCCACTTCATAGCGAAGCCTGAAGTTGAAGGGGTTCCAGAGCACATTGAAAGCCTTGAGGATTTGCCGCCCGAGATGAAGGCCCTTTTGGACAGACTCGGCATAAGCGAGGTCGAGCAGAAATACATAGCCGGCTTAGCGGTTCAGACCGACACCGGCGTTATCTACAACCAGTTCCTTCAGGAGTGGGCTAAGAAGGGTCTCATCGTCCTCCCGACTGAGGAGGCCGTCAGGAAATATCCAGATATAGTAAGGGAGCACTTCCTCAGGCTCTTCCGCGTTGATGAAAGCAAGCTGACAGCATATCACACGGCGGTGTGGAACGGTGGAATCTTCCTTTACGTCAAAGAAGGATTAAAGGTTCCCTTCCCGCTTCACCTGTTCTTCTTAATCCAGGAGAGTGCATTAGCTCAGGCACCGCACATAATCATAATCGCCGAACCCAACACGGAGTTCCACCTTATTGAGGGCTGTACAGCGCCGATACTCGTCAGACACTCGCTCCACCTCGACATGACCGAGGCATACTTCGGCGAAAACGCCAAGGGCCAACTCACCGTTTTGCAGAACTGGCCTGAATACGTCCACACGAGACCTATGACGAGAGCTAGGATAGGGAAGAACGCGCGCTTCATAAACACCACCGTCGGGCTGGGAACGGGCAAGAGCAACACCGCCAACCCGAAGTACTGGGTGGATGAAAATGGCTACGTCGAGCTTAACGGCATCCTCCTCGGCCAGAAGGACTGGTACGTTGATCTCGGCGGAGAGATGTACCTCCAGGGTAAAGGCGCAGCCGGAATAAACGCGAGCAAAGCGGTAATAATGGACGAGAGCAGGGTCATAACGCGCGGTATAATAACGGCTGAGGCTCCAAAGACGAAGGGCCACATAAGCTGTGATGCTTTGCTGATGAGCGACAAAGCGGTTATGGAGACCTATCCCGGACTCATCAGCAAGGTAGATGATGCCGAGCTGAGCCACGAGGCGGCGATAGGAAAGATACGCGAGGAGGAGCTCTTCTATCTTATGAGCCGTGGACTCGACGAGGAGAAGGCGACCCAGCTAATAGTCAAGGGCTTCCTTGAGCCGATGCTGAAGGACATTCCGATGGAGTTCCTCGTTGAGATAAGGAGGATAATCGAGTTGGCAGTCAGCGGGGGCATGTGA
- a CDS encoding PRC-barrel domain-containing protein produces the protein MVMRLSKLYGKQIYNTKGYYVGYVDEVLIQIDRGEGKVLALVLPGEKVGIPYDRVTAIGDIVLVRAKED, from the coding sequence ATGGTGATGCGCCTTTCGAAGCTCTACGGCAAGCAGATTTACAACACCAAGGGCTACTACGTTGGCTACGTTGACGAGGTCTTAATTCAGATCGACAGGGGAGAGGGAAAGGTACTGGCCCTCGTCCTGCCCGGAGAAAAGGTGGGCATACCCTATGACAGGGTGACTGCCATAGGCGACATCGTCCTCGTGAGGGCCAAGGAGGATTAG
- a CDS encoding ABC transporter substrate-binding protein: MKSRAFLLLVLLIGAVVASGCMGSNSANTPSTTKSPEQSLSKTQTASQATYRSHYPLEVRDFANRTVTIKTEPRRVVSLAPSITEDLYYLGLLDRVVGITGYEDWPEEAKKIESVGGYGAYANLEVIASLKPDLILADSAVFYKEGFLENLEKIAPVVIIDPKGIDEIPRAIELLGKVFGREEKAKEVIEEFNAKVNALREATSGKERPKVFYVVWHDPLTTAGGDTFINDVIFLAGGVNVFNDTKGWPQVSREEVLARNPDVIVLTPHCGLGLEDAYRLFAGTKAVKTGHVYLIENENDLIHPSPRIVRGIEAMAKLLHPEAFKTRYPLTIRDMMNRTVTIKAEPQRVVSLAPSITETVFYLGAGDKLVGVTKWADWPPAVKNITRVGGYGAYANLEVIASLKPDLILADNAVLYKKGFLENLEKIAPVVILNPKGIDEVYTQVELLGKVLNREEQALLVTAEMKARIGSIQGAVSNLTRPKVMYLISTYNGYWIAGKDTFADDLIKLAGGENAFEDVTGWKAVSAEEIVARNPDVVVIASAYVSPDIFCSGPLSTIKASKEGKVYTVSDPNVFQRPSPRVVLALEELAKLLHPEAFKFTPPALACQTNSTANATG; the protein is encoded by the coding sequence GTGAAGTCCCGGGCATTCCTGCTTCTGGTACTCCTGATAGGGGCCGTTGTGGCCTCCGGATGTATGGGCTCGAACTCCGCAAACACCCCGAGCACCACGAAGAGCCCGGAGCAAAGTCTCTCAAAGACCCAGACAGCGTCGCAGGCAACCTACAGATCTCACTACCCCCTTGAAGTCAGGGACTTCGCCAACAGGACTGTAACGATAAAGACCGAGCCCCGGAGAGTCGTCTCTCTGGCACCCAGCATAACAGAGGACCTCTATTACCTCGGCCTCCTCGACAGGGTCGTCGGAATCACTGGCTATGAAGACTGGCCGGAGGAGGCAAAGAAAATAGAGTCCGTCGGTGGTTACGGTGCCTACGCCAACCTTGAGGTCATAGCGAGCCTGAAGCCCGACCTAATCTTAGCTGACAGCGCGGTCTTTTACAAGGAGGGCTTCCTCGAAAACCTCGAAAAGATAGCACCGGTGGTAATCATTGACCCGAAAGGCATTGATGAGATACCGAGGGCGATAGAACTTCTCGGGAAGGTCTTTGGAAGGGAGGAAAAGGCCAAGGAAGTCATTGAAGAGTTCAACGCTAAGGTTAATGCACTCCGCGAGGCCACCTCCGGAAAGGAGAGGCCGAAGGTCTTCTACGTCGTCTGGCACGACCCCCTCACAACGGCCGGCGGGGACACCTTCATAAACGATGTAATCTTCCTCGCCGGAGGAGTCAACGTTTTCAATGACACTAAGGGCTGGCCTCAGGTGAGCAGGGAGGAAGTCCTAGCCAGAAACCCCGACGTTATAGTTCTGACCCCGCACTGCGGTCTCGGGCTTGAGGATGCCTACAGGCTCTTCGCCGGCACGAAGGCCGTTAAAACCGGCCACGTTTACCTCATCGAAAACGAGAACGACCTGATTCACCCCAGCCCCCGCATAGTGAGGGGAATTGAAGCTATGGCAAAGCTCCTGCATCCTGAGGCCTTCAAAACCAGGTACCCGCTAACGATAAGGGACATGATGAACAGAACTGTAACAATAAAGGCTGAACCCCAGAGGGTTGTTTCCCTGGCACCGAGCATAACCGAGACGGTCTTTTACCTTGGAGCGGGAGATAAGCTCGTTGGCGTGACCAAGTGGGCCGACTGGCCACCGGCGGTGAAGAACATAACCAGGGTCGGTGGTTACGGTGCCTACGCCAACCTTGAGGTCATAGCGAGCTTAAAGCCCGACCTGATTTTAGCTGATAACGCCGTTCTCTACAAGAAGGGCTTCCTCGAAAACCTCGAAAAGATAGCACCGGTGGTAATACTCAACCCGAAGGGCATCGATGAGGTATACACCCAGGTCGAGCTCCTCGGAAAGGTTCTCAACAGGGAGGAGCAAGCACTACTCGTGACGGCAGAGATGAAGGCCAGAATAGGCTCCATTCAGGGAGCGGTCTCAAACCTTACCAGGCCCAAGGTTATGTACCTGATAAGCACCTACAACGGCTACTGGATAGCAGGGAAGGACACCTTTGCAGACGACCTCATAAAGCTCGCCGGGGGAGAGAACGCCTTCGAGGACGTGACCGGCTGGAAGGCGGTGAGCGCGGAGGAAATAGTGGCCAGAAACCCGGATGTCGTGGTAATAGCATCGGCCTACGTCAGCCCGGACATCTTCTGCTCGGGCCCGCTCTCAACGATAAAGGCCTCGAAGGAGGGCAAAGTGTACACCGTCAGCGACCCCAACGTCTTCCAGAGGCCCAGTCCAAGGGTTGTTCTAGCTCTTGAGGAACTTGCGAAGCTCCTCCACCCGGAGGCCTTCAAATTCACGCCACCGGCCCTTGCCTGCCAGACGAACTCAACCGCCAACGCAACGGGATGA
- a CDS encoding DMT family transporter: MNTLLGVTLALISAFSWASATILVRIGLRNLSPVGANIFRLYIAGSIFLLTFYVTGNLSAFKLPPRLLLLAFTSGVFGFVIGDYFYFHALKRMGVSRTVPITSTYPLWTILWAVLFLGKQVKPQVVIGAILVVLAIIIVKRAEEEENTDRKGFIFAFLAPISWSVAIVLMQYLTAYIPNLQLAGLRMIFGAVGISLFLPRYGREVISMRFKEVLSLTGASILGLVVGQYLFVYSVALVGAPIAAPVSAINPIIASLLAVLLLREKPNRRIFEGLILAVVGVILISTA, translated from the coding sequence ATGAACACTCTACTCGGTGTAACTCTGGCCCTCATATCGGCCTTTTCCTGGGCCTCCGCAACCATACTCGTCAGGATAGGCCTACGAAACCTTTCGCCTGTAGGGGCCAACATCTTCAGGCTATACATTGCTGGAAGCATATTTCTCCTGACGTTTTATGTAACCGGTAACCTGTCGGCGTTTAAGCTTCCCCCGCGATTGCTGCTCCTTGCCTTCACCTCAGGGGTTTTTGGCTTCGTAATCGGTGACTACTTCTACTTCCATGCCCTCAAGAGGATGGGGGTTTCAAGAACCGTCCCCATAACCTCCACATACCCTCTGTGGACGATACTCTGGGCGGTGCTCTTTCTCGGAAAGCAGGTCAAGCCCCAGGTGGTTATCGGGGCAATCCTAGTTGTGCTCGCCATAATCATCGTCAAGCGCGCCGAGGAAGAAGAGAACACCGACAGGAAGGGTTTTATATTTGCGTTCCTTGCACCAATCTCTTGGAGCGTGGCTATAGTCCTGATGCAGTACCTCACGGCCTACATCCCCAACCTCCAGCTGGCGGGGTTAAGGATGATATTCGGGGCTGTTGGCATCTCCCTCTTCCTTCCGAGGTATGGGCGGGAGGTCATCAGCATGCGGTTTAAGGAAGTCCTATCGCTGACGGGTGCCTCCATTCTCGGTCTCGTCGTGGGACAGTACCTCTTCGTTTACTCCGTTGCACTGGTTGGGGCGCCCATAGCGGCACCCGTCTCGGCGATAAACCCGATAATAGCCTCCCTTCTAGCTGTTCTGCTCCTCAGGGAGAAGCCTAACAGGCGCATCTTCGAGGGCCTTATCCTCGCGGTCGTTGGTGTAATACTTATATCGACGGCTTAA
- a CDS encoding DHH family phosphoesterase, with amino-acid sequence MRVLILGGGIIGRSIAEALKGEFDVTIVERDELRAKSLEEGGFRVVHGDFSYTATLLKAGIENVDLVIITTADLNTIKKTIYVIRTNNKDVPILTVLPDGVTLDELRRQLLEEFESDVRVDYGISPRMALREAMIRTVEMIGERKNVNLLIKHLKALREKGDSLLIVMHDNPDPDSIASAAGLGLIAQTLGFKTKIVYGGEITHHENRAFVNLLGIELMKVSRGSYELKRYPFIALVDCQPNGNITILEKSDYEKIQVVIDHHQILQNLSDYIPRGAFLDIRPDVNSSSAIIVEYLRGLNLEVTPLLATALFYGIYVDTKKFSKLSHVDLKAIEYLAGKVDYELLDKIEHPDISTETAEVLAKAILHRRIYKNIVISNVGFITNRDALAEAADFLLRLEGINTVLVFGIVDDSIEISARTRDVRVNIGAVMREAFGEMGSGGGHARAGGARIRLGIFTLAKDKNSLLRLVEEAITEKFLEALKVKEG; translated from the coding sequence ATGAGGGTGCTCATCCTCGGTGGCGGTATCATAGGTCGCTCAATAGCTGAGGCCCTTAAGGGGGAGTTCGATGTTACCATCGTTGAAAGGGATGAACTCAGGGCCAAATCCCTCGAAGAAGGTGGTTTTCGTGTTGTCCACGGTGACTTCTCCTACACTGCCACACTTCTCAAAGCGGGCATAGAGAACGTGGATCTTGTGATAATAACGACTGCTGACCTCAACACAATAAAAAAGACCATCTACGTTATACGGACTAACAACAAGGACGTCCCAATACTCACTGTTCTTCCGGATGGTGTTACGCTCGATGAGCTGAGAAGACAGCTTTTGGAGGAGTTCGAGTCAGATGTGAGGGTTGATTATGGAATATCCCCCAGAATGGCCCTCAGGGAGGCTATGATAAGGACTGTCGAGATGATTGGAGAACGGAAGAACGTCAACCTACTCATAAAGCACCTCAAAGCCCTCCGCGAAAAGGGGGACTCCCTCCTCATAGTGATGCACGACAATCCTGATCCAGACTCAATAGCGAGCGCCGCCGGGCTTGGCCTCATAGCCCAGACCCTCGGCTTCAAGACGAAGATAGTCTACGGCGGTGAGATAACCCACCACGAAAACAGGGCCTTTGTGAACCTTCTCGGTATCGAGCTCATGAAGGTCTCGCGGGGTTCATACGAGCTCAAGCGCTACCCATTCATAGCCCTTGTGGACTGCCAGCCAAACGGCAACATAACAATCCTTGAGAAGTCCGACTACGAGAAGATACAGGTGGTTATAGATCATCATCAAATTCTTCAGAATCTTTCGGATTACATACCGAGGGGTGCCTTCCTCGACATACGCCCTGACGTTAACTCCTCCTCCGCAATAATAGTTGAGTACCTTAGGGGGCTTAACCTCGAAGTTACCCCTCTGCTTGCAACTGCCCTTTTCTACGGCATCTACGTTGACACCAAGAAGTTCTCCAAGCTCAGCCACGTTGACCTTAAGGCCATCGAGTACCTTGCGGGTAAGGTTGATTACGAGCTACTCGATAAGATTGAACACCCGGATATAAGCACCGAAACCGCCGAGGTGCTGGCCAAGGCGATACTCCACAGAAGGATTTACAAAAACATAGTGATAAGCAACGTTGGTTTTATAACAAACAGAGACGCATTAGCGGAGGCCGCTGATTTTCTCCTCAGGCTTGAGGGAATAAATACCGTCCTTGTCTTCGGTATAGTTGACGACAGCATTGAGATATCCGCGAGAACCCGGGACGTAAGGGTGAACATAGGGGCGGTGATGAGGGAGGCCTTCGGTGAAATGGGCAGCGGCGGAGGCCATGCCCGCGCTGGGGGAGCGAGGATAAGACTTGGAATATTCACCCTTGCGAAGGACAAAAACTCCCTTCTCCGGCTTGTGGAGGAGGCGATAACGGAGAAGTTCCTTGAGGCACTAAAGGTAAAGGAGGGCTAA
- a CDS encoding ABC transporter permease: MKILAMAEKELREYVLKPGSISWGIVFPLVFTLAFAIRFGDVDHLAPGLLSISVLFGTTSFVSSSVIFERRLRTFERLLVAPVGYLEIVLAKVLVGSVFGLFVGFTSLIFLRPFMVYGIWNPWLLVLFLILSAMCFSGIGLYIALVVENPINAMTWLNLLRLPMMFTSGAIVSLLLFPHWFLAVGLATPMTYSVEGLRFSMLHYYDVVNPVYSLLVLLMLTLLFLYLSTSRLEDLY; this comes from the coding sequence GTGAAAATCCTTGCAATGGCCGAGAAGGAGCTCAGGGAATACGTCCTAAAGCCCGGTTCAATAAGCTGGGGGATAGTGTTCCCCCTCGTCTTCACGCTGGCCTTTGCGATACGCTTCGGCGACGTTGACCACCTCGCCCCCGGTCTGCTCAGCATCTCGGTGCTCTTCGGCACCACTTCCTTTGTCTCCTCTTCGGTTATCTTCGAGAGGAGGTTGAGAACCTTTGAAAGGCTCCTCGTGGCGCCGGTTGGCTACCTTGAGATAGTCCTCGCCAAGGTTCTCGTCGGTTCGGTCTTTGGTCTCTTCGTTGGCTTCACGAGCCTTATCTTCCTGAGGCCCTTCATGGTCTACGGAATCTGGAACCCCTGGTTGCTCGTCCTCTTCCTGATCCTCTCGGCCATGTGCTTCTCAGGCATCGGTCTCTACATAGCCCTCGTCGTCGAGAACCCGATAAACGCAATGACCTGGCTGAACCTCCTGAGGCTCCCGATGATGTTCACCAGCGGGGCAATAGTTTCGCTCCTCCTCTTCCCCCACTGGTTTCTGGCAGTTGGCCTCGCAACCCCCATGACGTATTCCGTCGAGGGCCTGCGCTTTTCCATGCTCCACTACTACGACGTCGTCAACCCCGTTTATTCCCTGCTGGTGCTCCTGATGTTAACGCTCCTCTTCCTATACCTCTCGACGTCTAGGCTTGAGGACCTTTACTGA
- a CDS encoding PQQ-binding-like beta-propeller repeat protein, with the protein MRSLFVLIMILLLALPVYAAPSEVWSYSDTCAVFSMAINSEGYIGLAFGYYAELLSPDGKLILKAPTRGIAYSTALSENNVLVIGTEGSWVQAFKDSKSPIWEHRLRNAVVTVSVSDNGSVAVAGDASGYIYLFRDGKLNWERKVGNYTWSAVISGGALYAGSDSGIWAFSLDGKPLWSSSPGSAVRKIVVAGERIIALVVPKSEEWSELVVFTNTGKELWRRHFNGYARAVDSDGKAVAVAGSFGNVTLFSLNGKLIYSVPLIGYAYDVATKDNYTAVSFANEAELIGQNGSVVWFQRFNGTAYHVAFSPRGYFLTEYGSHDVQNCYSVIVAWSLGNARAETSSTVESRKAGVNPYILAGLLVGVFLLGALLWRKR; encoded by the coding sequence ATGAGGTCTCTCTTCGTTCTCATCATGATACTCTTACTTGCCCTTCCCGTTTACGCCGCACCTTCAGAGGTCTGGAGCTATTCCGATACATGTGCAGTCTTTTCAATGGCCATCAACTCTGAGGGTTACATAGGGCTGGCCTTTGGTTACTACGCCGAACTGCTGAGTCCCGACGGTAAGCTTATCCTCAAGGCCCCGACGAGGGGAATAGCGTACTCCACAGCCCTCTCGGAAAACAACGTCCTTGTTATAGGCACGGAGGGTAGCTGGGTTCAGGCCTTCAAGGACTCCAAGAGCCCGATCTGGGAGCACAGGCTGAGAAATGCCGTTGTTACGGTCTCTGTTAGCGACAACGGCTCCGTCGCTGTTGCGGGCGATGCCTCGGGATACATCTATCTGTTCAGGGACGGAAAGCTCAACTGGGAGAGGAAGGTCGGCAACTATACATGGAGTGCGGTAATCTCCGGAGGAGCCCTCTACGCTGGCTCCGATTCCGGGATTTGGGCCTTTTCTCTCGACGGAAAGCCCCTCTGGAGCAGTTCCCCCGGTTCGGCGGTGAGGAAGATTGTGGTTGCCGGGGAGAGGATTATAGCGCTCGTGGTGCCAAAGTCAGAGGAGTGGAGCGAGCTCGTGGTCTTTACAAACACCGGAAAGGAGCTGTGGAGGAGGCACTTCAACGGCTACGCCAGGGCCGTTGATTCGGACGGTAAGGCCGTAGCCGTTGCCGGAAGCTTCGGCAACGTCACCCTGTTTTCGCTAAACGGGAAGTTAATCTACTCGGTTCCCCTCATAGGCTACGCCTACGACGTCGCGACCAAGGACAACTACACGGCAGTCTCCTTCGCCAATGAGGCCGAGCTGATAGGCCAGAACGGGAGCGTGGTGTGGTTCCAGCGCTTCAACGGCACCGCCTACCATGTGGCCTTCTCACCCAGGGGCTACTTCCTGACCGAGTACGGCTCCCACGACGTCCAGAACTGCTACAGCGTGATAGTGGCGTGGTCTCTCGGGAACGCTAGAGCCGAAACGTCGAGCACGGTTGAATCCCGGAAAGCCGGCGTAAACCCCTACATCCTGGCCGGCCTGCTGGTTGGGGTATTCCTCTTGGGGGCACTGCTATGGAGGAAGCGATAG
- a CDS encoding endonuclease V — MTEEKLRLIAEIQRKLAGRVVERPLPVGKVKRVGAVDVSYRGDMAFPAFVLCSFPECEPLKTRTAKVKVGYPYVPTFFFIRETGPILRVVLREKFDVLLVEGHGKAHPRGYGLASHVGLVLKKPTIGVAKRPLRGVSRELYVRVGKAYVSAGHLVDLESAVKIVESLEVRGYPRPLRLADRLSRVRR, encoded by the coding sequence ATGACAGAGGAGAAGCTGAGACTAATAGCCGAGATACAGAGAAAGCTCGCCGGGAGAGTTGTGGAAAGACCGCTCCCGGTAGGGAAAGTGAAGAGAGTCGGTGCAGTTGACGTCTCCTACAGAGGGGACATGGCCTTTCCAGCCTTCGTTCTCTGCTCATTCCCCGAATGCGAACCGCTGAAGACAAGGACTGCAAAGGTTAAAGTTGGCTACCCCTACGTTCCCACCTTCTTCTTCATCCGCGAGACCGGCCCAATTCTCAGGGTAGTCCTCAGGGAGAAGTTCGACGTCCTCCTTGTTGAGGGACACGGGAAGGCCCATCCCAGGGGATACGGCTTAGCCAGCCATGTTGGGCTGGTTCTCAAAAAGCCCACGATAGGCGTCGCAAAGAGGCCCCTCCGAGGGGTTTCCCGGGAGCTGTACGTGAGGGTGGGAAAAGCTTATGTAAGCGCTGGGCATCTCGTTGACTTGGAGTCAGCAGTAAAAATCGTCGAGTCTTTGGAGGTGAGGGGCTACCCGAGACCGCTGAGGCTCGCAGACAGACTTTCGAGGGTGAGAAGATGA
- a CDS encoding CTP-dependent riboflavin kinase, with product MRKILLLISLAKRGALGKMTPVTVRELAGELGTSPQTVLRLLREMEKEGLLRRESRGKRTLVEVTAEGARFLEELCEEITEAISGGVIIGEVVSGLGEGAYYVKLYAPLIREYLGFDPYPGTLNVRVLFPKTVFDALCNVRPVILPGFVKDGRTFGDVKAYRVRIDGVEGAIVIPSRTVHPPKIAEVIAPINLRERLGLKDGDRVRLEVVRE from the coding sequence ATGAGAAAGATACTCCTACTTATCAGCCTTGCAAAGAGGGGCGCACTCGGAAAGATGACACCGGTAACCGTGAGGGAGCTCGCGGGGGAGCTTGGAACATCCCCACAGACGGTTCTGAGGCTCCTCAGGGAGATGGAAAAGGAAGGCCTCTTGAGGAGGGAAAGCCGGGGAAAGAGGACGCTCGTCGAGGTAACAGCCGAGGGCGCCCGCTTCCTTGAGGAGCTGTGCGAGGAGATAACCGAGGCAATATCCGGGGGTGTGATAATAGGGGAGGTCGTCTCGGGTCTCGGAGAGGGGGCCTACTACGTTAAGCTCTACGCCCCGCTCATAAGGGAATACCTCGGCTTTGATCCCTACCCGGGGACGCTAAACGTCAGGGTTCTCTTCCCAAAGACCGTGTTCGACGCCCTCTGCAACGTCAGGCCGGTGATACTCCCAGGATTTGTCAAAGACGGGAGAACCTTCGGGGACGTCAAGGCCTATAGGGTCAGAATAGATGGCGTTGAAGGGGCGATAGTTATACCTTCAAGGACTGTCCATCCCCCCAAGATAGCTGAGGTAATAGCCCCGATAAACCTCAGGGAGAGGCTCGGCCTTAAGGACGGGGACAGGGTTAGACTGGAGGTCGTTAGGGAATGA